The Arachis ipaensis cultivar K30076 chromosome B05, Araip1.1, whole genome shotgun sequence nucleotide sequence AAAGATTTTGTTTAAAATTCTTTAAGGATTTTGACAATAACCAAATTAAAGTTATTACCGAATTATTACCCAATTATTCGACTCTAAACGgtcacaataaaataaaattagaaaaaaagtTTAGATAATTTTACGCACAATTCGACGGTAACGAcagattaattttaaaaaagttcgATTTTTTAATATAAgttctaaaatttaaaaacctatgacaaaaatttaatgtaacaAAATTATTAAACAACTCAGAAATCTAGTAACTAGAAATTTAGTGCTATTGTCCTTCTCtgcttttcattttattttatttttaatataatagtGTTTTGTTAGAGTTTTCTAGTgctcttttagaatttttaacgGAGTCTTTGCTGCCATCAAGGTTACACTGTCAATTAGGGGTGCACAAGATCCGGTCCGGCCCGAAGACCCGGACCGGGTCCGATGACTTCGGGGCTAATTTGACCCGGTTTCGTTATGGTCCGGtcagacccgaggtttcaatagatGGTCCCGGTTATTTATTAAATCGGGTTCGGGCCAAGCCTCGGATCACCCGGTCCCGGCCCGTTGGACCCGTATAGTTATTTGCTActtaatattttgttgttattggttggtatgacactataaattattattattatgttaattttgtgttggttgttaactttgttttaattgtcttttgaactttgaatgtttaatgtgtaattgatataattattattatgaaactttaaattattattattagattctaaattattattatgtgaaTGTTGCAATGTTATGGAATAATTATTTTCCaaaatttagaggttcaaaagaTGTAGAATCTAATTTTTTGTGATGTCGTGATAAAGTTGATCAAGACCCGGACTTTACCCGGTTTAGACCCGGCTTAAGTGTGGCCCGAAAGTAAcacgatttcatcgggtctagggtcgggtaagggtctcataaatagacccggtcattatttagggTCAGGTTCGGGTCACGGCGAACCCAGCTTCACCCggccccatgtgcacccctactgTCAACGTCAATTAAATCTCAACACAAATTTCTGACTGTTAGTTTGACAAAGATAATTTACATAATCTGCATGACTGAGACAAGGAAGGATGAAGATCGGACAGAGGAAGACAACCGAAAAGGAGGTAGGAATGTGATTCTACTGGAAGAGGCAGACATATCAGAAGATATTAACGCTTGCTCCAATAGTCTCTATGACAGACTCTTTACTTCCAAAACCTTCTCAGTTGGAATCATGGGGAATGCTTTAAAGGCTATATGGAAAAATTCGGAGAGATTTAGCATGAGTGACAAAGGGGATAATTACTTccaattcttttttaataaaGAGGTGGATGTCTTGTGTGTTGAACGTGGTTCTCCATGGCTATTCAAGGATTACGTGCTCCGTGTCAAGAGATGGAAGGAAGATCAGAACGGTGATGAAGAgattgttttcaatttttcagtTTGGGTTCAATTTTGGGGTTTGCCAGAATCGTTTAAAACCCTCGAAGTTGGACATAAATTGGGAGAGAGGCTGGGCACAGTGTTGGAGGTAGGTAAATTTTAGATGAGAGGCAGAGAAACTAGGATTGTAAAGGCCAAGATCAATATTGAAGCTACTAGAAAAGTGAGGGATCAGTTAATTATTGCAGGACCTAAAAAAAAGGAGGTAGAGGTGGCATTGCACTATGAGAGACTTGAAAAGTTCTGTACCTACTGCGCAAAATTTGGGCACGAGGTGAAAAACTACCATGATCTGCTAAAGGACACAAAGAGTGATAGGATAAAAGAGGATGACATTGACGAATGGGTTAAAGCCAGCCAAGTGGGAACACGAAAAGAACATTCAATAACTCAGCCTAGAATCAGAATAAGGCTACTCAACGTAAGAAAAAGTTGGTCTTAAACTGCTTATTGGAGGAATTTGCAGGGATGTCAATGAAAGAGGGGGAACAAAGTTTGAAACCATATAACACTGGCAATAGGGCAGCACCTGAGTCACTTCAATCAGCCAACTCTAGAACAGAATGCATGGAAGTTATCATAGCTGGTCAGTCCAATGCCAAGGAGGATGAATGACAATCTATGCAATTCACTATTGGGCAGTGTGTCACAATAAAGGCAGAAAGTGGAAAAAAATTAGCAAGACAAGGTGCTGGAGGGTTGGATACTAAAGCTGGATCCAAAAAAAGATTGATGAGTGGTATAGttgaaggatctacaaagaaagaaagaacaaagGATGAAAATGCAGTTGAACAGGGGGTGGAGGGTGCCATCCTACAAATGGCACCCAAGGCGTCATGAGAACTATAGTTTGGAATTGTCGGAgtttggggagacccctgacaatTCACACCCTAAAAGGGATATGTAAATCCCACTCCCCCGAGATTGTGTTCATAAGTGAAACAAAGAACCAATCTCGATAGGTGGAAGCAAAATTCTAGGCATGCAGCTATGAAACTGGCATATTGTTAACTCATCAGGAGTGGCAGGAGGACTTACACTAGCTTGGAAGGACAACATCAATGTTCAAATTATAAACAGCGGAGAATTCTTTGTAGCAGTTGAAGTTAAGGAGTTCGGAAGCAATGGGGTATGGACGTTCATTGGTGTCCATTTGAGCTGTTCGGAACAAATTTGATCCTTACAGTTTGAGAAGCTTACAACAATGAGTCAACAACTGGAAGGAAAAGTGGTAATAGCAGGAGATTTTAATGCTATAATAAGTCAAGCGGAAAAGGAGGGTGGAGGCTAAAAATCAGCAACTACCATTGCAACATTCATTAATTTCATTGACAGCAATGAATTAGTGGATATTGGAATGGTGGGGCGGCCTTTCACGTGGACAAACAGAACACAAGGATAGGATTTGGTGAAGGAGAGGCTTGACCGCTATTTAGTTGGGATGGGATGGAAGCTGAAGTTTCCGAATGCAGTGGTGCACAAGCTCACAGAATCAGGCTCGGATCATGCTCCTATATTGATGAAAACTGAACCTCAATCCTGGTATAGTAAAAGGCGTTTTAAATACCAGGAACGTTGGTGTGGAGAAGATGATGTCAAAAGAATTGTTAGTGAAGTGTGAAAAATGGAAGTAGTAGGCTCGGCTATGTTCTCTTTGGCCCAAAAGTTGAAAGAATGTAGACATAGATAAGTTCAATGGCAGATAACTCACAAAGCAAACtcttgaaaagaaattgaggACCTTCAAGATAGCCTAGAGGAGCTGCAGGTGGCTGGAATCAATGGGGGAGAGGAGATTACCAGATTGGAAGAGAAGTTGGAGCTAACATATATGAAAGAAGAGAGCTATTGGAGAGAAAAATCTAGAGTCAAATGGCTAAAAGAAGGAGATCAGAACACCAAATTCTTTCACCAGAAATTTCAATCAAGGGTGCGAAGGAACAGAATTTGGAGATTAGTTGGGAGGAACAATGAGATTCCATCGAAATTGGAGGATATTGCAAAGGTAGCTGAAGACTACTTTTGTgatatttttacttcttcttgTTCAGTTGATCCGAATCCATATTTGGAGGATTTGGAGCCTAAGGTTACAGCTTCCATGAACCGTAGGCTCCAAAGGCCGGTAACTATGGACGAGGTCAAAAGAGCTACATTCAGTGTTCATGCTCAGAGTACTCCTGGTGATGACGGGTTACAGCtaagttttttcactttttctgggaTATAGTTGGAGGTAACGTTTTTAAGGCAGTGCGAAGTTTCTTTCACAGTGTCAGAATTCTAAAAAGCTTCAACCATactcaaatttgtttgattccaaaggTGCCAGATGCCAGTGACATGACTCAGGTATGACCGATTAGTTTGTCCTCAATTATGTATAAAATGATTTCTAAAGTTATGGTGCACCGACCACAAGGTATTATGAATAAAATCATAAGCCCAAATCAGAGTGCTTTTCTCAAAGGTAGACTCATTTCAAATAATATTCTAATTGCCCATGAATGTATGcactatttgaaaaataagagaagtggAGCAGATCATGAGATGGCTATTAAACTAGATATGAGCAAGGCTTATGATAGGGTTGAATGGCACTTCTTATGGTACATCATGAAAAATCTGGGCTTTGATGCTAAATGGATTAACTGGACTAAGGAATTGGTAACGACTGTTTCTTACTCTGTTGTTGTGGAAGGTCAACCTTTTGGCTACTTTAGGCCAAATAGGGGCATACGATAGGGTGACCCCAATCTCCATATCTATTTCTTTTTTTGTGTGGAAGGGctttccttcttgctacacaaggcagagcaAAACAGATTCATTCAAGGAGTTCAAGTTAATCGGAGATGCCAAACAGTTAATCATCTTTTGTTTGCTGATGATTCAATCTTTTTTTGCAAGGGCTCACCTAATACAAGCCAAAGCATTTTGGAATTGCTTGAGATCTACGAGGGCTTCAGTGGGCAAAAAATCAATTTGAACAAGTTGGCCATCTTTTTCAATCACAACACACCTTAGAACACAAGACTAGCAATTGCACAGAcactaaatattgaacatatcGGAGCCCAAGACAAATACTTGGGGCTGCCCTCCATAGTTTAgaaatcaaagaaagcaacctTTGGGGCTATCAAGGATAAAGTTCAGAAGAGAATTATGGGTTGAAAAAGAAGTTTATTGTCCTTAGGTGGCAGGCACACTCTATTGAGAGCGATGGGGGAAGCGATTCCTATTTACACACTCTCTTGTTTTAAGCTCCTGGACACGCTGTTAACTGAGATTCATAGCATGCTCTCGTAATTTTGGTGGGGTCAAAAAGGCGCAGAACTAagaatggtttggattaaatgggACACAATGACGAGACCGAAGAAAGATGGAGGGTTGGGGATCAAAGACATAAGGGCACAAAATTTGGCCTTATTGGACAAGCAATGTTGGTGTCTAATGAAATACCCTAATTCTACACTTTCAAGAATGTTCAAAgctaaatatttcagatatacaGATTTCTTACATGCAGAGATAGGAAGCATACCGTCGTGGGGATGGAGAAGTGTTCTTGAAGGCCCCAGGGTGATCGAGAAAGGCTTGTTATGGAAAATAGGTTCTGGTGCTAATGTCTGCATCTTCCATGATCCCTGGCTCCCACCACCATTGCCCTTTAATGTCCCTCAAGCTGTAGTCACAACCCCACCGAATCTGCAAGTGTATTATGTTAGTGCGCTACTAAATCCTGATA carries:
- the LOC107641004 gene encoding uncharacterized protein LOC107641004; its protein translation is MGWKLKFPNAVVHKLTESGSDHAPILMKTEPQSWYSKRRFKYQEQIEDLQDSLEELQVAGINGGEEITRLEEKLELTYMKEESYWREKSRVKWLKEGDQNTKFFHQKFQSRVRRNRIWRLVGRNNEIPSKLEDIAKVAEDYFCDIFTSSCSVDPNPYLEDLEPKVTASMNRRLQRPVTMDEVKRATFSVHAQSTPVGGNVFKAVRSFFHSVRILKSFNHTQICLIPKVPDASDMTQRSGADHEMAIKLDMSKAYDRVEWHFLWYIMKNLGFDAKWINWTKELVTTVSYSVVVEGQPFGYFRPNRGIR